The genomic interval GCTGTTCGAATTCCAGCGGGTCGGCAGCTATCTGCGGGTGACCGCCATCGACGCGAAAACCGGCGTCGAGGTGACGGTGGCCGGTCCGGCCACCGGCAGCCAGGAATTGCTGAAGCGGACGGCGATCAACAAGCTGCGCTTCGTCCAGAACAAAGGAAGCGGATCTGCGGCGCCGGCCAAACCGGGGCCGAAGCGGGATGGCGGACTGTACTGACCGCACATCGCGCAAAGAAAACGCGCCGCCGGACGGGGCCGGACGGCGCGGATCGAAGTCTGGCTTTTGCTGATGGTGAGCGCCGGCATGCCTTCGCCGGCAATCCCGGCACAGGGCCGGACCGCCGGTCGTAGAGCGAACCGCTCGACCCCGACAGTAGACCTATGCCTGCCCGTTGACACTGGCGCAGGGGGTGTAACGCTTGTAGAACCGCGCATCTCTGAACGAATGGCGCATAAGAAAAGCCCCCCTTTTCCAGCGCCCTTCGGCCGGTTGAGCGGGGTATCGGCCGGACAGATATCCCGTGCCGGCCTTCGGGCAGAAGAACGAAACACCAGAGGATCGAGGCTATGAAGGGTGTTCGGGCGGTGGGTATGAGAGCGGCGGCGGTGACGGCAATCGCCTTGATTGCGGTCCTGCCGGTGCTGGCGGTCCCGCAGGCGGCGCTGGCTGCTTCATCCCAGGCAAGCCAGAAGCCTGATCATGGCGCCAAGGACCATGGCGGCCGCCAGCCGACCCCCGGTGCGGGTGCACCGGCGGGGGGAGCGGTCTCGACCGCCCCGCAGCCGACGACGCCGGCCGCCGGGTGTCTGAAGCCGGGCGTGCCGCTGTGCATGGATGATCAGGCGACCTTCCTCAACGCCGACAAGATGTCGTCCTGTCAGGGCGAGGTGAAGGAGTATGTCGACAAGTCGATGGCCTATCTGACCTGTCTGAACGAAGAGAATGTGACGACCGGGCGGGAATTGAGCCGCAATGTCGACCGCTTCAACTGTCGATTGTCGGGCCGGAAAGGCTGCGCGAACTGAGGCTGTTTGATTTCAGGATGCTGCCGGGAAAGTTGGGGTGCGACCGGCTCGCATCTTCAACCAATCGGATGGCTTGCCGTTTAAAAATCCAATGGCTTGCCATCGACTGGACACGCACACGGGCCGACTCCCTTGTAAGGAGCGGCCCGCGTTGCATACGGACTTTTCTCGATCAGCCGGCCTTGCGGCGGGTCTGACGGCCGGAGCTGCGGCCCAGGCCGATGCGCTTGGCGAATTCCGAACGCTGTGCCGCATAGTTCGGTGCAACCATCGGATAGTCGGGCGGAAGTCCCCAGCGGGAGCGATATTCGTCCGGAGACATGTTGTAGGTCGAACGAAGATGCCGCTTGAGCATCTTCAACTTCTTCCCATCTTCCAGGCAGACGATGTATTCGGGCGTCACCGACTTGCGAATCGGAACGGCCGGCTTCAGCGGTTCCGCCGCGACCTCACGAGGCTGACCATTCAGGCCGGTCAGCGACGAGTAGACCGTATTGATCACGTCGGGGATTTGCTGAGCAGGCAACACGTTCTTGCTGACATACGCCGATACGATGTCGGCGGTCATCCGCAGCAGCGCATTGTCCGGTACATCGGCGCGAAGCTGGTCGCTCATTGCACTGTGTCCTGGTTTTTCATTTGTCCGTAGGAACCAAGTTGCATACCGTGATTTAGGTGTCAATATAATTTCGGCAAGCAGCAAATTAGTTGCTCTTGCCTGCCAGAACAAAGGACCGCCGTGCAAATCAGCTTTCGCTGAAAATCGTTGCGCGGTTGTGGCTGTGCCGCAGCTTTAAGGGGCGTCTAGTAAGCGCCGGCTTGCGATTTTCCCCCGAGTCTGCCGCGGCAATTGGCTGATTTCCCGCTCATATATCGAACCGGCTATCTCCCTTGTTTCCAGCCTTCGGCAACGAAGAGGTGAAAACCGACACCGAACTTTCTCGGTGGTTGGGCGACATGTCGGCACGACGGCCGGAAAAGCACCCGTCGCGCCGAGGCCGCCAAGTTTGACGCCGGATGCAGTGCTGGGTTTGGCGCCGGATTTAGCTATGCATCCACGTCATGGTGTGGCTGTGGC from Azospirillum sp. TSH100 carries:
- a CDS encoding MucR family transcriptional regulator, with product MSDQLRADVPDNALLRMTADIVSAYVSKNVLPAQQIPDVINTVYSSLTGLNGQPREVAAEPLKPAVPIRKSVTPEYIVCLEDGKKLKMLKRHLRSTYNMSPDEYRSRWGLPPDYPMVAPNYAAQRSEFAKRIGLGRSSGRQTRRKAG